A region of Plutella xylostella chromosome 29, ilPluXylo3.1, whole genome shotgun sequence DNA encodes the following proteins:
- the LOC105395018 gene encoding proline-rich extensin-like protein EPR1 — MIRSVLLFSTICVVCRGSGLPVAQVLPVSQVPAQVGPPTVLAQSSQYFQRTFNRLVAAPGVLEAPVVPVAEHPPVVPEPPATRPPSPPAPTQPVFLNAQPNVAIAVATAHAAAPVATVLLPPYPFGLPPGFTFPINVVPTEEEETPRDPEPTTTTTQRAPPQQPQPNPASLNLETFSQGLPSNQNGNFKQYYAPPIQQIPLEMTPPKPIKLKTSVEVVPVPLQYIAPPPIRSQPIRHIHTFVPTKARIIIRPVVHRPARLVIYRRPVPSSRNVPRIAPVMMRRMANKDAEPTTVRPFDLPTTKPPRV, encoded by the exons ATGATTAGATCG GTGCTACTATTTTCAACAATATGTGTGGTCTGCCGAGGATCAGGATTGCCAGTAGCGCAAGTGCTGCCTGTCAGCCAAGTCCCCGCCCAAGTGGGGCCGCCCACAGTCCTCGCTCAAAGCTCCCAGTACTTCCAGAGGACGTTCAACCGCCTAGTTGCCGCTCCCGGGGTGCTTGAGGCGCCGGTAGTGCCGGTGGCCGAGCATCCCCCGGTGGTACCTGAGCCGCCGGCCACGCGCCCCCCCTCACCTCCGGCTCCAACACAACCTGTGTTCCTGAATGCACAACCAAATGTGGCAATAGCAGTAGCCACCGCCCACGCTGCTGCCCCGGTAGCCACAGTTCTTCTTCCACCTTATCCCTTTGGACTACCACCCGGCTTCACGTTCCCTATCAACGTGGTCCCTACCGAGGAGGAAGAGACGCCGAGAGACCCTGAACCCACCACGACCACGACTCAGAGAGCACCTCCACAGCAGCCGCAGCCAAACCCGGCTTCATTGAACTTGGAAACGTTTTCACAAGGACTACCTTCGAATCAGAACGGAAACTTCAAGCAGTACTATGCTCCACCAATCCAACAAATTCCTCTCGAGATGACTCCGCCAAAACCTATAAAACTGAAGACTTCGGTGGAAGTTGTGCCAGTTCCTTTGCAGTACATTGCTCCTCCACCAATAAGAAGCCAGCCGATAAGACATATCCACACATTTGTCCCAACTAAAGCCAGGATCATAATTAGGCCTGTGGTCCACCGACCAGCGAGATTAGTCATTTACAGAAGACCAGTGCCTTCATCAAGGAACGTCCCAAGAATAGCCCCAGTGATGATGCGAAGAATGGCAAATAAAGATGCAGAACCTACTACGGTTAGACCTTTCGATTTGCCTACCACAAAGCCTCCTAGAGTGTAG